From Jeotgalibaca dankookensis, one genomic window encodes:
- a CDS encoding Gfo/Idh/MocA family protein encodes MNKIGYAIVGTGYFGAELARILTNLENAEVTAVLDPYHGEAIAKELKCDVETDLDTLYEREDVQAVIVASPNYLHKEPVIKAAQYKVHVFCEKPIALSYDDCAEMVQACKENQVIFMAGHVMNFFNGVRTTKKFINEGKIGDVLYCHSARNGWEEPQDTVSWKKIRSKSGGHLYHHIHELDCIQFILGDPISAYMTGGNVAHRGEDFGDEDDMLLINLEFDNNRYAILEYGSAFRWSEHYLLIQGTEGAIKIDMQDVKLTLKTENSEEYYLVHETKEEDDNRTAIYKGNKTGGGITYGKPGSKTPQWLYTIMEREMEYFHGLLQGKESSKEFEPLITGEAAKSAIATADACTKSLNEKRKVYLSEIV; translated from the coding sequence ATGAATAAAATTGGCTATGCAATTGTAGGAACGGGTTATTTTGGTGCTGAATTAGCTAGAATTCTAACCAACTTAGAGAATGCCGAAGTGACTGCTGTATTAGATCCTTACCATGGCGAGGCCATTGCTAAGGAATTGAAATGTGATGTGGAAACAGATTTAGACACTTTATATGAACGAGAGGACGTACAAGCAGTCATCGTTGCTAGTCCAAATTACCTTCATAAGGAACCGGTTATTAAAGCAGCCCAATACAAGGTTCATGTTTTTTGTGAAAAACCAATCGCTTTATCTTATGATGATTGTGCAGAAATGGTTCAAGCTTGTAAAGAAAATCAGGTTATTTTTATGGCTGGACATGTCATGAATTTCTTCAATGGTGTCCGAACTACTAAAAAGTTTATAAATGAAGGAAAAATTGGCGACGTTCTTTACTGTCATTCCGCAAGAAATGGATGGGAAGAACCACAAGACACAGTCAGCTGGAAAAAAATACGTAGTAAATCTGGTGGCCACTTATACCATCACATCCATGAACTTGATTGTATTCAATTTATTCTTGGAGATCCAATCTCGGCATATATGACTGGTGGTAATGTTGCCCATAGAGGTGAAGATTTCGGTGATGAAGATGACATGCTATTAATCAATTTGGAGTTTGATAATAATCGATACGCCATTCTAGAATATGGTTCAGCTTTTAGATGGAGTGAACATTATCTATTGATACAAGGCACTGAGGGTGCTATCAAAATAGATATGCAAGATGTAAAGCTAACCTTAAAAACAGAAAATTCCGAGGAATATTATCTCGTACATGAAACCAAAGAAGAAGATGATAATCGAACTGCCATCTATAAAGGGAATAAAACAGGTGGTGGTATTACTTATGGTAAACCTGGAAGTAAAACACCTCAATGGCTCTATACTATCATGGAAAGAGAAATGGAATACTTTCACGGATTACTACAAGGTAAGGAATCATCAAAGGAGTTTGAGCCGCTTATCACAGGCGAAGCTGCAAAATCAGCCATAGCTACTGCGGATGCTTGCACCAAGTCCTTAAATGAAAAACGCAAAGTTTATTTATCTGAAATTGTTTAG
- a CDS encoding methyltransferase family protein: MSILIIDCFLFRILGLIIYFMGLVLRYWSLILLGKNFSRNVEVRMDQTLIIRGSYKYLRHPLYIGLFLLTVAVPLYTGDLLIFLVAVILMYHVLRIRIKEEEDFMEEYLGERYVKWKKDRY, from the coding sequence ATGAGTATTTTAATAATAGATTGTTTCTTGTTCAGAATACTTGGGTTAATCATCTATTTTATGGGTTTAGTGCTAAGATACTGGTCACTCATCTTACTCGGTAAGAATTTCTCGCGCAATGTGGAAGTGCGAATGGATCAAACACTTATTATTAGGGGATCATATAAGTACCTCCGGCATCCTCTTTACATTGGATTATTTCTTTTAACAGTGGCCGTTCCTCTATACACAGGTGATTTGTTGATTTTTTTAGTGGCCGTTATTCTGATGTATCATGTGTTGAGAATTCGTATTAAAGAGGAAGAAGATTTTATGGAAGAGTACTTAGGTGAGCGGTATGTAAAGTGGAAAAAGGATAGGTATTGA
- a CDS encoding NCS2 family permease, translating to MNRLKKIWAESKEEVIAGITSFFAISYIIIVNPLILADAGIPINLSVFATIFASVIGCFIIGFWANIPIVLTPGMGINAFFTYTIVVNMGFSWQSAIGISFLSSLIFLFISFTPIVELLTEAIPSTLKTGITVGIGLFLVQIGLEKAQLIQRGSNTFVEFGSLTNPHALLSIFGLLLSIFLFVKKINGAFFLGIIFTTIVGVLANIQDAATIDVKLEYLKDYSSILFKPDFSQMFSIPFLLAVFSMSMILIFESIGLLEGLIPQPHSLRRGLQATSVTALISALLGTSPTVAAAESAAGIESGGKKGLTAIVAGFLFLLSLFFIPLLTYVPQAAIAPVIIITGSLMMKQLAVINYDDFTEWFPAFLIIVMIPFTGSIATGLSFGFIFYPLMKLFSNDQKNQNKIMYVLGLLFLINLIFSSTI from the coding sequence ATGAATAGATTAAAAAAAATATGGGCTGAGTCAAAAGAAGAAGTGATAGCGGGAATAACAAGCTTTTTCGCAATTTCTTATATTATTATTGTTAACCCGCTTATTCTGGCAGACGCCGGAATACCAATCAATCTGAGCGTTTTTGCGACAATTTTTGCTTCCGTCATTGGTTGTTTTATTATTGGGTTTTGGGCTAATATTCCGATTGTATTAACACCCGGAATGGGTATTAATGCCTTCTTTACCTATACAATTGTCGTTAATATGGGCTTTTCTTGGCAGAGTGCCATCGGAATTTCGTTTCTTAGTAGTCTTATTTTTCTCTTTATTTCTTTTACACCAATCGTTGAACTCCTAACCGAAGCGATTCCGTCTACTCTGAAAACTGGTATAACCGTTGGGATTGGCCTATTCTTAGTGCAAATTGGCTTGGAAAAAGCTCAGTTAATTCAACGTGGATCAAACACTTTTGTTGAGTTTGGATCTTTAACAAATCCACATGCTTTGCTCAGTATTTTTGGTTTGTTACTCTCTATCTTTTTGTTTGTTAAAAAAATAAATGGTGCTTTCTTTCTCGGAATTATTTTTACAACAATTGTAGGTGTACTTGCAAATATTCAAGATGCAGCAACAATCGATGTTAAGCTAGAATATTTAAAAGATTATTCATCTATTTTATTCAAACCTGATTTTTCGCAGATGTTTTCCATTCCTTTTTTGTTAGCCGTTTTTTCTATGTCCATGATTCTCATCTTTGAATCAATTGGTTTATTAGAGGGGTTAATACCTCAACCTCATTCTCTTAGAAGAGGATTACAAGCAACGAGTGTTACTGCATTGATTTCTGCTCTTCTTGGTACAAGTCCAACAGTGGCAGCCGCAGAAAGTGCAGCTGGCATTGAAAGTGGTGGAAAAAAAGGTCTTACCGCAATCGTAGCTGGTTTTTTATTTTTGTTATCACTGTTTTTTATCCCTTTACTTACTTATGTTCCCCAAGCTGCGATTGCACCCGTTATTATTATTACAGGCTCTTTAATGATGAAACAACTAGCAGTAATCAATTATGATGATTTTACAGAATGGTTCCCGGCTTTTTTAATTATTGTAATGATTCCTTTTACTGGTAGCATCGCTACTGGTCTATCATTTGGGTTTATTTTTTACCCACTAATGAAGCTGTTTAGTAATGATCAAAAAAATCAAAATAAAATTATGTATGTATTAGGTCTGCTTTTCCTTATCAATCTTATTTTCTCATCAACTATATAA
- a CDS encoding ABC transporter ATP-binding protein codes for MINVKNLYYSYNNDENYQVKNVSFEVKEGEIFGFLGPSGAGKSTVQNILTGLLQVQKNDSAITVAGYDISNPSKERFNQIGMSFEQSNVYSKLTAKENLDFYGKLFDVPTIDATDLLKQVGLPDKENVKAGEFSKGMKHRLTFARSMINNPKLWFLDEPTTGLDPAIAADIKDIIKKKNKDGVTVFLTTHNMLIADELCDRVAFIVDGEIKLIDSPENLKQQYGDKIVEVEYIQENEVKKQTFSLILPEDKKILQTIIENYEIKTMHTKEATLEEIFIKVTGRGLV; via the coding sequence ATGATAAACGTTAAAAATCTATATTACTCCTATAATAATGATGAAAATTATCAAGTTAAAAATGTCAGTTTTGAAGTGAAGGAAGGAGAAATATTTGGGTTTTTGGGACCTTCGGGGGCAGGAAAGTCAACGGTGCAAAATATTTTAACAGGACTTTTGCAAGTACAAAAAAATGATAGCGCTATTACGGTAGCGGGTTATGACATTTCTAATCCTTCAAAAGAACGATTTAATCAGATTGGTATGAGTTTTGAACAGTCTAATGTTTACAGTAAGCTAACCGCTAAAGAAAATTTAGATTTCTATGGAAAGTTATTTGATGTTCCAACCATAGATGCAACTGATTTATTAAAACAAGTAGGACTTCCAGACAAAGAAAATGTAAAAGCAGGAGAATTTTCTAAAGGAATGAAACACCGCCTCACATTCGCCCGATCGATGATAAATAATCCAAAACTCTGGTTTTTAGATGAGCCAACAACAGGCCTAGATCCTGCTATCGCAGCGGATATTAAAGATATTATTAAGAAGAAAAATAAAGATGGCGTTACGGTTTTTTTAACAACCCACAATATGTTGATTGCTGATGAACTGTGTGACCGAGTTGCTTTTATAGTAGATGGTGAAATTAAGCTGATTGATTCTCCTGAAAATTTAAAGCAACAATATGGAGATAAAATTGTAGAAGTTGAATATATTCAAGAAAATGAAGTAAAAAAACAAACCTTTTCTCTCATTCTTCCGGAAGATAAAAAAATACTTCAAACAATTATTGAAAATTACGAAATTAAAACGATGCATACGAAAGAAGCTACTCTGGAAGAAATATTTATAAAAGTAACGGGAAGGGGGCTCGTTTAA